The nucleotide window CGTATGGGTTCCAGTCGGCTGGGAATCTCCACTGCGCCAGAACACCAGCCACCAGCGCCGGACCTTCGTTCTCCATCCAGTCCATCAACTTGACGTAGTAGCTATCTGGCTTCGGGGCAGCATTGCACATGAACACGGCAATGCGGCGGTCCCCCTGCATCAGCGGCAGCGCGTCCTTGTTGTTGGTCGTGACGATGTAGTGGGTGATGTTCTTGATGTCCTTGGCCGCCCGGCCCTTGCCCTCGAACGATACCTGTTCCTCAGAAATCATGTTCTTGAAGTTTTCGTAGCCGTCTGCCTTCTCGGACCGGGCCATTTCGTTGACCATCAGCAGGCGCTTGTGCTCGGTGACATCATCGAAGGATTTCGTCAGCGCCCGCCCGCTGCAGCTGCCCACCATGCAAGGCCCGAATACCTTGGCCAGCAGCTTGAACATCGTGGACTTACCCACGCCACCGAGCTTGGAATAAAAGAGGAACGCGCTCGGGATTTTGGTTTCAGGTGTCTGGTACAGCTGCGCCAGCCAGTTCAAGAAGTACATGACCACGACTTCGTCATCGTCGGCCAGGTAGAGCAGGTGCTTGACGAAAATTTCAATGCTCTCGGGCGTGGCGTACAGATCGGGCGGGCACATGGTCTTTTTGCGCTCGTACCAGAGGTTAAACACCTCGGGGTTGCCCTCATGCTCGGGCTTGGATGTCGGTTCCATGACGACACGCCGTGCTACCCGTTGCAGCGGGTCTT belongs to Pseudomonas putida NBRC 14164 and includes:
- a CDS encoding primase-helicase family protein; its protein translation is MNIDTESREILRYISQDFVMLTANGEQRAYHIESGDIFGLKGFIKYCSKHYGEITIIQGDGKEERTASGAIWWSWEDPLQRVARRVVMEPTSKPEHEGNPEVFNLWYERKKTMCPPDLYATPESIEIFVKHLLYLADDDEVVVMYFLNWLAQLYQTPETKIPSAFLFYSKLGGVGKSTMFKLLAKVFGPCMVGSCSGRALTKSFDDVTEHKRLLMVNEMARSEKADGYENFKNMISEEQVSFEGKGRAAKDIKNITHYIVTTNNKDALPLMQGDRRIAVFMCNAAPKPDSYYVKLMDWMENEGPALVAGVLAQWRFPADWNPYAPVPQTAAARAMQDAAQGELYGVVKELIDQRREPFDKDIIVVGEAATKLNNMGLALTKPANITSLGKVLKVLCGEPEPLRILKRETGKSMPLNVYLIRNAEQWKAASAEQRMNHLDTGVHLFPVQDQSAESEVANHE